The Vibrio syngnathi DNA window GGGAATACTTTGGTTATGCTGTACCTGTTTTATCAGGTGCCTATCTACGCTTTCCGTTTCTTTACATGGGTGGTCACTCACACCATGTACCGAGTTAAGCACAAGAACTTACACCATCTTCCAGAGAATGGCGGCGCACTGATTGTTTGCAACCATGTGAGTTATATGGATGCACTGCTTCTGAGTGCGGTTTGCCCTCGCTTGATTCGGTTTGTGATGGAAGAGGATTACGCCAAACTGCCTCCACTACGTCGATTCTTAAAAAGAGCAGGGGTTATTCCAATCTCCGCAACCAACCGAAACTCGATTAGAAACGCTTTCAAAGAAGTTGAACGAGCCCTAGATGAAGGGCACATCGTCTGTATTTTCCCTGAAGGCAAGCTAACCGCTGATGGCGAAGTAGCCGAATTCATGCGTGGCATGGAGCTGATTATTAAACGTTCTCCTGTGCCTGTCATTCCAATGGCACTTAAAGGGTTATGGGGCAGCTACTTCAGTCGTTATAAAGGTCAAGCTTTCAAGGGGCTACCGACCCGCTTCCGGGCCAAGTTAGAGATAGAAGCTGGCGAACCAATACTTGCGAAAGAAGCTTCATGCAACACTCTTCGACAGTCAGTCTCTGATCTTCGCGGATCGCTACGCTAGGCAACCCTTTATTCATATCAACTGAACAAACGTTTAGTTTTACTTAACGTTTGTTCAATTCATTTAGACTTACTTACCACTTAGTTAAACGTATAGTGGCCCCATTACAATAACGTCAAACAAGACTCTAAAAACAATGAATATAAAAAAGTCTGTTCCATTTTATCTTGCTGCACTGTTTTGCTTAACGCCATGGGTAAGCTCACCAACCGCCCTCGTCATCGGTTTCCTACTTGCTAGTTTAGGTTTAGTGCCTGAACATTTGGAAGTCGGAAAACTCACCAAAAAGCTACTGGCCTATTCTATTGTCGGTTTGGGCTTTGGCATTCAGTTTGAAAAAGCATTAGCAGTGACAGGCGATGGGATTGGTTTAATTGTCACGACCATCATTGGTACGTTGGTGATTGGTTGGTTCTTAGCGAAACGAATGGGACTGGATCGCACCACGGGGTACCTTATTTCTTCAGGCACCGCGATTTGTGGTGGTAGCGCTATCGCAGCCGTAGCCCCCGCGATTAAAGCCGACGATGAACAAATTGGCTTAGCATTAGCCACAGTATTCGTATTGAACTCAATCGCCCTATTCTTGTTCCCGATGATTGGCCATGCACTAGAGTTAAGCCAACAAACTTTCGGAACATGGGCTGCCATCGCGATTCATGATACCTCCTCTGTAGTCGGCGCAGCATCAGCATATGGCGAAGAAGCTCTGACCACAGCGACAACGTTGAAGCTCGCTCGCGCACTCTGGATCATCCCAATCGCGTTAGTCAGTGCAATGATCTTCAAGAACGATCAAAAGAAGATTACGATTCCTTACTTCATTTTCTTCTATTGCGCTGCTATTGCTGTTAGTGACTTGCTGCCACAATTTGAGATGGTCTACCAAGGGATCTTTGATGTGTCCAAACGCGCGTTGGTTGTGTGTCTGTTCTTAATTGGCTGTGGTATTTCTGTAGAGAAGTTAAAAGCAGCAGGGCCGAAGCCATTGATGTTTGGTATTACGATGTGGACGATGATTTCGACGGGTTCTTTGGCGTGGTTAACCCTTGCTTAGTTCGCAAAGAAACGCTTTAGCTGGTTGTTCGGTTACCTAGACACTCAGATTAGCGAGCAACAAAACAAAAAGGCAAAGCTCCTATGGGCTTTACCCCTATCGTTTTTAGTGAAAATATCGTTTGTAGTAAAGATATTCTTTGTTGCAACAATCACAAATCAAACAGGGGCTTATCACTCTTCTTGCTCTCTCTTTTCATTAAAACAAGTACCACAACCAGCACAAATGCAGTGAGTTCAGCCAATGAACGAGTCAGTCCTGACGAAACGAGCGCTTGGCCTATTTGCAGCAAAACCGCAATGATGAGGGCAACTTTCATAATAAGACCTTATTCTATAATCCATTATTTATAGGGCTTATTATGATGGATGGTTATAAAGATAATAAATTCTGTTTTGAACTATCTAATTGCTAAATTAACTAACCGTCTTCCAATCTAGCAAACAACACACACCTTCCTGATACTTTCGGCCTTTTAGTTCCTATGCTGCAACACCCAAGATGCTAAACCTGCTCTCGATACTTTGATCCCCTGCTGTTCTTGCTCTGGCATCTGATAATACTCGATAGGAAACTTAAATCGCTCTAGGCTCCCTTGTAACTGTTCTGCAAACCACTCTATGGTAGGTAGTTCATCACAGTCGACGATCGCAATCGGTCTAAAGCCAAATTCACTGTCTTCAACAGGAACCACAAAGGCTTGTTTAACTTCAGGTAATTGGTTGAGTGCTTGTTCAATTTCCTCACAGTGAATATTCTCACCACCAGAAATAAACTGATTATCAGCGCGACCAATAATCGACACTTGTTCGCCATCCCATACGCCGAGGTCTTTACTGTCGAACCAACCGTTCTCATCCACCAGCGGTGTTAACTCGCCCTGATAGTAATAACCAGAAGCAAGCGTATTGCCGCCAATAAAGATACGTTGTTTTTCAATTTTTAGTTGGCGATGGTTAAGGATAAAGCCGGCCGTACTACTGGCATCAATGGGCTTCGCAGTCACTGTTGAAGCCGCTTCTGTCATGCCGTATCCAAGCCATGTTTCGATACCCATTTGTTGAGCTTCAAGCCCTAGCGCTTCTGGGATGTGGCTACCGCCTAAAAGCACATGAGTTAAAGTAAGTGCTTGCTTACTCTGCAATAACCTATGTAGTTGAGTAGCCACTAAAGAGGCATGACTGCAACCTTCTATATCGGTTTCGAGCTGACCTGACCCAATTTTGATGCAGCCACCAGCCGCCAACCAACGATGAACTATCGCCAATCCCGACACATGGTACATAGGCAAACTCAGTAGCCAAGTATCGTCTTGTTGATAACAAAACACCTCAAGTAACCCGACCGCCGAATGTAAGTGCTGCTGCAACGTATGCGCCACGGCTTTCGGGTTTCCGGTAGAGCCAGAAGTGAATACGATGCTCGCTAAAGATTGAGGATTAAAGTTAGGATTTTGCGGTGTTGTTGGTTTGTCATCACCATCGACCTTAACTTCGTTCAAGCAAGGTAACGTCACCAATACAGTCTTGAGGTCAACAGCATCAGAATGATCTAACCCACAGCTATCTAATAGCCAAAGGTAACGTCTGTCTAGCTGACCATAGAGGGATTCAAGTTTCTGCGTTAAACGAGCTGCTGGCTGATGCATGGTAAACGCACAAACCACCCCCAAATTGAGTGCGGCAAGGTAAACGGGGATCACTTCAGCTTGATTCTTACCAACAATTGTCAGTACATCACCTTCAGATAGGCCTTGCTGAGATAGCTGTCGTTGGTACTCACTCACCAGCAGAGACACTTGCTGCCAAGTATAAGCGTGATTAGGAGTCACTAACGCTATTTGATGTGGGTTCTGCTGCGCCCACTGTACCCAGAGCGAGTAATGATTAGATTGTGGGCGCATCATAAGATAACCAAGTTAAAGATCGAGAACGGCTTAAGCCAATCGAGCAATCGGCCTAAGAAGACCAAATCAATTGCTGCTGTTCAAGCGTTGAAACTGGAAGCGGACAACCTGGCCAAGAGACTTCTAGCTGTTGCTGATACAAGCCAATCGTATCCAACCCTGGAACTTCATTAGGTAAGTATTGTTGTGCCAATCGCGCAATCTGAGTTAAGCCAAGGCTCGACTCAATACT harbors:
- a CDS encoding YeiH family protein; amino-acid sequence: MNIKKSVPFYLAALFCLTPWVSSPTALVIGFLLASLGLVPEHLEVGKLTKKLLAYSIVGLGFGIQFEKALAVTGDGIGLIVTTIIGTLVIGWFLAKRMGLDRTTGYLISSGTAICGGSAIAAVAPAIKADDEQIGLALATVFVLNSIALFLFPMIGHALELSQQTFGTWAAIAIHDTSSVVGAASAYGEEALTTATTLKLARALWIIPIALVSAMIFKNDQKKITIPYFIFFYCAAIAVSDLLPQFEMVYQGIFDVSKRALVVCLFLIGCGISVEKLKAAGPKPLMFGITMWTMISTGSLAWLTLA
- the menE gene encoding o-succinylbenzoate--CoA ligase, with translation MMRPQSNHYSLWVQWAQQNPHQIALVTPNHAYTWQQVSLLVSEYQRQLSQQGLSEGDVLTIVGKNQAEVIPVYLAALNLGVVCAFTMHQPAARLTQKLESLYGQLDRRYLWLLDSCGLDHSDAVDLKTVLVTLPCLNEVKVDGDDKPTTPQNPNFNPQSLASIVFTSGSTGNPKAVAHTLQQHLHSAVGLLEVFCYQQDDTWLLSLPMYHVSGLAIVHRWLAAGGCIKIGSGQLETDIEGCSHASLVATQLHRLLQSKQALTLTHVLLGGSHIPEALGLEAQQMGIETWLGYGMTEAASTVTAKPIDASSTAGFILNHRQLKIEKQRIFIGGNTLASGYYYQGELTPLVDENGWFDSKDLGVWDGEQVSIIGRADNQFISGGENIHCEEIEQALNQLPEVKQAFVVPVEDSEFGFRPIAIVDCDELPTIEWFAEQLQGSLERFKFPIEYYQMPEQEQQGIKVSRAGLASWVLQHRN